One window from the genome of Atribacterota bacterium encodes:
- a CDS encoding 4Fe-4S dicluster domain-containing protein has protein sequence MEYAVLPKSFFESFVDVLKSHGTVVAPVAKGERHFVFEEVQNAGDIAIHYIPTILPPKKYFMPQYETLAEYDVREGQKLQPVAEVERLVLFGVHTCDLAGIQCLDVVFSDRPKDPNYLIRKEYITIIGIECNEYCDQYASCGLMGTFLPQGGYDLFFTDLGEYFFVHVGTQKGEEIVDGVALFQHPESNHLQDLKMLRMKKDKIFHPEVSIDRFLLPRMFQEGFEANVWNDVGNRCLSCANCTNVCPTCYCFDVKDVMNLDLTTGKRVRVWDSCQNEPFAKVASGESFRAERSDRKRHRFNRKFSYPVKRYNRFFCTGCGRCSRVCMAKIDLKETITQLAQETGYLRV, from the coding sequence GTGGAATACGCCGTTCTCCCAAAAAGTTTTTTTGAGTCTTTTGTGGATGTGTTAAAAAGCCATGGTACAGTTGTGGCTCCTGTGGCAAAAGGTGAGCGTCATTTTGTTTTTGAGGAAGTTCAAAATGCAGGAGATATTGCCATTCACTATATTCCCACCATTCTTCCTCCAAAAAAATACTTTATGCCCCAGTACGAAACCCTTGCAGAGTACGATGTGCGGGAAGGACAAAAGCTTCAACCTGTGGCTGAAGTCGAGCGCCTGGTTCTTTTTGGGGTGCATACCTGTGACCTTGCTGGGATACAGTGTCTTGATGTGGTGTTTAGTGATCGTCCCAAGGACCCTAACTATCTGATTCGCAAGGAGTATATTACGATTATCGGAATTGAGTGTAACGAGTACTGTGACCAGTACGCGTCGTGTGGACTTATGGGAACTTTTCTTCCTCAGGGGGGATACGACCTCTTTTTCACCGATCTGGGAGAGTACTTTTTTGTCCATGTCGGAACTCAAAAAGGGGAAGAAATCGTGGACGGTGTTGCACTTTTTCAGCATCCTGAGTCAAACCATCTTCAGGACCTCAAGATGCTGCGGATGAAGAAAGACAAGATATTTCACCCGGAGGTTTCCATTGACCGTTTCCTCTTACCCCGGATGTTCCAGGAAGGATTTGAGGCGAACGTTTGGAACGATGTTGGGAATCGCTGCCTTTCCTGTGCCAATTGTACTAACGTGTGTCCAACCTGCTATTGCTTCGATGTGAAGGACGTGATGAATTTGGATTTAACGACGGGGAAAAGGGTTCGGGTTTGGGACTCCTGCCAAAACGAGCCGTTTGCCAAAGTGGCCAGCGGAGAGAGTTTCCGAGCAGAGCGTTCTGACCGGAAACGGCATCGATTTAATCGCAAGTTTTCCTATCCGGTGAAGCGTTATAACCGTTTCTTCTGTACGGGATGCGGTCGCTGCAGTCGAGTTTGTATGGCCAAGATTGACCTAAAAGAGACCATTACCCAGCTTGCCCAGGAAACCGGGTATCTTCGAGTTTGA